The Streptomyces sp. ICC1 DNA window AACGTCATGTGACAGGTACCCCTTCCGTGGCTATCCAGGGTAACACGAGAATCGACCGTTATGAATGGCGTTTTCGCAGGTCAGGGCACATCTCGGGGCTTGACAACACGGACAGGAACGTGCTGCGGGAGGCTTCCGGGAGAGGGTATTCGCAGGTCGGAGGCTCTGTGCGGACCGACCGAATCGGCCGCGCCGCGCCCGGCCAAGACCCCCGCCGGTGTGACGTACGTCCTGTTTTGCCGGTTTCCGGGGCGGGAAACCGAACTACTCCGTTCGACTGGCGACCGCCCCGGCGGGGCGCGTTCCGGCCCAATCCGGAATTCGATCACCGGCGGTGTTCGAAGGAATCCGGAAATTGATCATCGGACGTCCATCGGCCATTTCCCCGAATGCAAAGATCACCCGGCCGCGGCGGCGCCGGGACACGACCCGGACAGGGCGGCCCCCGCGCTGCGGAGGGTCGGGTGCGGGCGCGGGGCGACGGCTCGGTAACCTAAGCGCGCTGCACCCCCTTAGAGCGGCTTTACTTCGGCCGTTCCCGAGGGGCCCCTCCCTGCGACGACCGGGGGAGTCCACCCTTCCGATTCGTACGTCCAAGGAGAAGCCGCCGCCGTGAGCCGCAGCCTTCGACGCGGCGCCCTCGCCGCCACCGCCGTCGTGTTCTCGATCGCCTCGCTGGCCGCCTGCGGTGCGGGCCAGGATGCGCAGACTCTCCAGGTCAAGCCGGACAACGCCGCCGTCACCAAGGGCGACATCAAGATTCAGAACGCCCTGGTGGTCACGCAGGAGAAGAACAAGAAGGGCCCGGCCGCCGTCGCAGCGACGCTGTTCAACGCCGGTACCAAGGATCAGACCGTCGACGCCATCACTCTTCCGGGTGGCAAGGCCACCGTGACGGTGAAGCCCGCGGGCGGCGCGTCCAAGCTGGTCGTACCGGCCGGCGGCTCCGTGGTCCTGGGCGGCAAGGGCAACGCCTCCGCCATCATCTCCAGCGGCAGCGAGTCCGTCCTGGACGGCGACGCGCAGAAGGTCGT harbors:
- a CDS encoding DUF461 domain-containing protein, whose amino-acid sequence is MSRSLRRGALAATAVVFSIASLAACGAGQDAQTLQVKPDNAAVTKGDIKIQNALVVTQEKNKKGPAAVAATLFNAGTKDQTVDAITLPGGKATVTVKPAGGASKLVVPAGGSVVLGGKGNASAIISSGSESVLDGDAQKVVFQLSSTGDVALEAFVVPATGMYAGVGATEAPAAGASPSGSPSGSPSGTPSGSPGATPSGSASGSPAGSPSGSSSPSAGH